GGGCGCTCTGCCCGCTGTGACGAAAAATGCTCCAACCAGACGTTCGATTCTTGCTCTTGCCCGGCGGGTAAAGTAGCCTTGACTCTCTTTCCTTTTTGCTTCGAGCTGCCTGAATGTTAAAGCGTTTGTTATACAGCCTGCTGGCCCTGATTGGCGTACTGCTGTTAACGGCGCTGCTGCTCGACCGCTGGATCAGCTGGAAAACCGCGCCTTACGTCTATGATGAGCTGCAGGATTTGCCGTGGCGTCAGGTGGGCGTAGTGCTCGGCACCGCCAAATATTATCGCACCGGCGTGGTTAATCAGTATTACCGCTACCGCATTCAGGGCGCGCTGAACGCCTATAACAGCGGCAAGGTGAATTACCTGCTGTTGAGCGGCGATAATGCCCAGCAGAGCTATAACGAGCCGATGACGATGCGCAAGGATTTAATAGCCGCAGGCGTCGATCCGGCGGATATCGTGCTGGATTACGCGGGCTTCCGCACGCTCGATTCTATCGTCCGCACCCGTCGGGTGTTTGATACCAACGATTTCATCATTATTACCCAGCGTTTCCATTGCGAGCGCGCGCTGTTTATCGCGCTGCATATGGGTATTCAGGCGCAGTGTTACGCCGTGCC
This DNA window, taken from Cronobacter universalis NCTC 9529, encodes the following:
- the sanA gene encoding outer membrane permeability protein SanA, with amino-acid sequence MLKRLLYSLLALIGVLLLTALLLDRWISWKTAPYVYDELQDLPWRQVGVVLGTAKYYRTGVVNQYYRYRIQGALNAYNSGKVNYLLLSGDNAQQSYNEPMTMRKDLIAAGVDPADIVLDYAGFRTLDSIVRTRRVFDTNDFIIITQRFHCERALFIALHMGIQAQCYAVPSPKNMLSVRVREFGARLGALADLYIFKREPRFLGPLVPIPALSEVPDDAQGYPAVTPEQMLELQKKK